AGAGCGCGAACTCCGACTCGTTGCCACAGAGGTAGGAGTACTCGTTGCCCTCGACGTAGGGATGGTAGTAGCTCCCGGCGTGCTGGAGCGAGAACTGGTCGAACGTGAGGAAGAACTGGTCCTCGCCGAGCCGTTCGAGTTCCGCGGTCGTGGGGAGCCGGTTGGTCGTCTGCGTGAGCGTGTGGGTCCCGTCGCCGACGACGGCGTAGTCCTTGCCCATCATGATGCGTCGCCGGGCGATGCGCAGGGCGCGCTCGAAGGAGAACCCGTGGATGAGCAGGCGGGCGAACGCGGAACCCACCTTGACCGCGTGGTCGTTGAGCACCTGGGTGAACGTGACCGCGCCGGCGACCGCGCCCTGCTCGACCAGGGCCATCCCCTCGTGGAACGAGCCACAGGCGTTCAGGAAGAACGTCTGGGTGTTACAGGTCGCCAGGCTGTCGGCGGGCAGGTAGCCGTCCGGACAGCGCAGGCCGCCCTCCTCGCAGTGGCCGATGTAGTGGACGAAGTCGTTCTCGGACTCGAACACGCGCGCGAGTTCCCCGGTCGTGAGGTGTTCCTGCACGTCGACCGACAGCGGCAGGTCCTCGGCCCGCTCCCGGTAGATGGCCGCCACGTCGGCGTGTTCGGCGTCCATCTTCTCGTCGTTCAGGACGACGGTCACCCGGGCCGCCTCGGCGTCGCGTTCGAGGTACTTCTGGCGGTTGCGGTACGCCGCCGGGGTCGACTTGAACACGTCGATTGGGACGCCCTCGGCCAGCCAGCCGTGGACCCGGCCGCCCCTGAGTTCGGGCTTGACGATGTCGACCGAGGCCACCTCGCCCGGGCCCGTGCGAGGGTCACCCCCGCGGTAGAAGTCGTCGAGCGAGCGCTCGACCAGCTCCGCCCCCTCCAGTTCCGAGGTCCGGGGCAGGTAGAGCATGCTCAGGGTGTGCAACAGGAACGGGACCGTCTCCAGCATCGCGGCCCCCGGGTCGACGTACATCGCGAGGTGCCAGTCGGGGAGCCGGTGTTCGATGGCCGCGTAGGGCACGTCGAGGTACGTCTCCAGCCGGTCGACCGGCGTCCCGTGGTAGAGGTCCTGACGCGGGAGCCCGAGCGCGTCGAGCAGGCTCTCCTCGGCGAGGTTGGTCCCGTAGGGGCCGGCGTTCCGGACCAGGCAGTCCAGGAAGAACACCTTGCGGAGCACCTCGGTGGTGTTCCGTTCCAGCGTCGCCCCGGTCCCGAGGCCGTGGCGGATGCCCGCGCTGGGGGCACACAGCATCGGGGCGTCGAGGGAATCGACGACCTCCACGTCGGCCTGCAGGTAGTACGCGAGCGGGGCGGTCACGAACAGGTCGCCGAACGAGGGCGGGACGAGCAACTCGATGCCCACGTCGGGCGTCGCGTCGGCGATGGCGGCCGGGACCTCCACGGACTCGCCGGTCTCGACCAGTGGAGGGTGCCCTCGCAGGGTCGGGTAGGTCCGGTCCGGTGCCGTGGTCTTGTGCGACGCCGAGAGGTGGGTGAGCGCGGTCGCCATCCCCGTCGGCGTCGGGGGCACGACGAGGGTCCCCGGCGGACACTCGCTTCGGCTCCGGAACCCGAGCGTGCACCGGGTCGGGCCGGGGAACGACACGACGACCTCCTCGAAGTCCGGCGTCTTCGAGATGTTGAGGGGGCCGTCCGCGCGCAGGTACGTCTTGATGTGGGTGTCGAGGTCGACGATGTACTCTCCGGGTGGGAGTTCGAGGGGGCCGGTGTCGTTCTCCAGTTCGTAGGTCGCGTCGCTCGACTGGGAGGCGACGTAGACGACCGAGATGGGGAACCGGAGTTCGGCGGCGGCGCAGTCGACCGTGGTGTCGACCGGGCGTGGGAGCGGGGAGCCCGGGTCCGCGGTCCGGAGGCCCGAGCCGTGGACGGTGAGTTCGGCGTTCCCCGGGTCGACCACCCGGAGGCCGTCCGTCGTCACCTCCCACTCTATCATGCGGATTGGAGAATATCACTAGTGACAGTTAGATGTATCGGGTGTGCAACGCGACCACTGCGACCCTCGCGCGCGGCCCCGTCAAGATGCCCCGAAGAAGGTACACTTATGGAACGACCGACCGCCGATTCGTACATGGACTACGAGCACGTTCGCGAGGTCGACCCCGCTATCGCAGACGCCCTCGAGGGCGAGGAGGAGCGCCAGAACGACACACTGGCGATGATCGCCAGCGAGAACCACGTCTCGGAGGCGGTGCTGGAGGCACAGAGTTCCGTCCTGACGAACAAGTACGCCGAGGGCTACCCCGGCAAGCGCTACTACGGTGGCTGTGAGTACGCCGACGTGGTCGAGGAGAAGGCCATCGAGTACGCGAAGGAGCTGTGGGGCGCAGAGCACGTCAACGTCCAGCCGCACTCCGGCTCGTCGGCCAACATGGGCGTCTATCTCGCCATGCTCTCGCCCGGCGACAAGATCCTCTCGCTGGACCTGACCCACGGCGGCCACCTGAGCCACGGCCACCCGGCGAACTTCACGGGCCAGACCTACGAGGTCGAGCAGTACGAGGTCGACCCGGAGACGGGCTACATCGACTACGACGCGGTCCGCGAGCACGCCGAGGCGTTCGAGCCGGACATCATCGTCTCCGGTTACTCCGCGTACCCGCGCGAGGTCGAGTGGGAGCAGATCCAGGCGGCCGCCGACGCGGTCGACGCCTACCACCTCGCCGACATCGCCCACATCACCGGCCTCGTCGCCGCCGGCGTCCACGAGTCCCCGGTCGGCGTCGCCGACTTCGTCACGGGCAGCACGCACAAGACCATCCGCGCCGGCCGCGGTGGCATCATCATGTGCGACGAGGAGTACGCCGACGACATCGACAAGGCGGTCTTCCCGGGCGCACAGGGCGGCCCCCTCATGCACAACATCGCCGGCAAGGCCGTCGGGTTCAGGGAGGCGCTCCAGCCCGCGTTCACCGAGTACTCCGAGCAGACCGTCGCGAACGCGAAGGTGCTCGCCGAGGAACTGCAGGACCACG
This window of the Haloarchaeobius amylolyticus genome carries:
- the glyA gene encoding serine hydroxymethyltransferase, whose translation is MDYEHVREVDPAIADALEGEEERQNDTLAMIASENHVSEAVLEAQSSVLTNKYAEGYPGKRYYGGCEYADVVEEKAIEYAKELWGAEHVNVQPHSGSSANMGVYLAMLSPGDKILSLDLTHGGHLSHGHPANFTGQTYEVEQYEVDPETGYIDYDAVREHAEAFEPDIIVSGYSAYPREVEWEQIQAAADAVDAYHLADIAHITGLVAAGVHESPVGVADFVTGSTHKTIRAGRGGIIMCDEEYADDIDKAVFPGAQGGPLMHNIAGKAVGFREALQPAFTEYSEQTVANAKVLAEELQDHGFELVSGGTDNHLVLVDLRPSHPDTTGGEAEEALEETGIVLNANTVPGETRSAFNPSGIRAGTPALTTRGFDEDDMRVVAECIAKVIDHPDDEDVKADVAETVQDLCAANPLYE